A window of the Candidatus Krumholzibacteriota bacterium genome harbors these coding sequences:
- a CDS encoding right-handed parallel beta-helix repeat-containing protein, giving the protein MLRIICSMIAIAVLSSSLSARVWHIRDDGSGDAPTIQAGIDSCSSADTVLIAPGYYTDPGNMDIDFKGKSIVVTSEAGPDSTTVFGFLTSAFNFHSGEDSTSIVQGLFIESVWGNTISIDSSSPKITGNRIHNNTYEACIYCENSSAMICENELRASENGGICIKSLNDSSTILNNSFAGNDYSPCIQCDSSCVEIIGNSTEWGRWGIFVTYGSYSIIDNEIIHPYCEKINIEVSDRYEYIPPSPGAGIEVIGATTTIENNILSRGGNRGISLTGGSHYIHGNEVKYFGGIYHAAGIYCTDLDSTTTIGNNSISYIESMEGSPGIYCENSSPLITGNIISGSLSSGDCSGIHCVNSSPYITGNTITNTTMVNSGHAVILCENSSSPVIEKCIIAGNHFDTGENCSAIFTADSTSLPLVQCCDVYDNEADNYGGYLTDQTGISGNISADPIFCDPGGKVYSIHAESPCAPGNHPEYTDCGLIGALGVDCYFVSALLQSHSASFDKEAIIIEWKLSEQYGEEEFKIFRAKSPAEFYSVMENPGITKEGLTYTIHDKDIDPGSSYRYRVEINDDGLPSLLFETDLIATPSIPLVLYQNYPNPFNPETKIRYYLPEKSMVSLEIFDVSGKKIKTLVSEIQDKGSKEYFWNGINSRGAEISSGIYLYKLRAGKKVLTKKMVLLR; this is encoded by the coding sequence ATGTTAAGAATTATCTGTTCTATGATCGCCATTGCCGTGCTGTCTTCAAGCCTTTCAGCCAGGGTATGGCATATCAGAGATGATGGGAGCGGCGACGCTCCGACGATCCAGGCTGGAATCGATTCATGCAGCAGCGCCGATACTGTTCTGATCGCTCCCGGCTATTATACGGATCCAGGGAATATGGATATTGATTTTAAGGGGAAATCGATCGTGGTGACCTCAGAAGCCGGCCCGGACAGTACGACTGTCTTCGGTTTTCTGACTTCCGCCTTCAATTTTCATAGTGGCGAAGACAGCACTTCGATTGTTCAGGGCTTATTTATTGAGTCAGTTTGGGGGAATACGATATCGATCGATTCCTCATCACCTAAAATAACTGGAAATCGTATTCATAACAATACATATGAAGCATGCATATACTGTGAAAACAGTTCGGCGATGATCTGCGAAAATGAGTTGAGAGCTTCTGAAAATGGGGGTATTTGCATAAAGAGCCTTAACGACAGTTCGACGATATTGAATAATTCTTTTGCCGGTAATGATTATTCACCCTGTATCCAATGCGACAGTTCCTGCGTTGAAATAATCGGAAACAGTACTGAATGGGGAAGATGGGGCATATTCGTAACATATGGGTCTTACTCCATCATCGATAATGAAATAATCCATCCTTATTGTGAGAAAATTAATATTGAAGTTTCTGATCGATACGAATATATCCCGCCATCGCCTGGGGCAGGGATCGAGGTGATAGGAGCGACGACTACGATTGAAAACAACATCCTGTCCCGTGGAGGTAATAGAGGGATAAGTCTGACTGGCGGCTCGCATTATATACATGGAAATGAAGTAAAATATTTCGGCGGGATATATCACGCTGCAGGCATATATTGTACAGATCTGGATTCAACCACTACAATAGGAAATAATTCAATTTCATATATCGAGAGTATGGAAGGCAGCCCGGGTATTTACTGTGAAAATTCAAGCCCATTAATAACCGGTAACATTATATCAGGGAGTCTTTCAAGTGGTGACTGTTCAGGTATTCATTGTGTTAATTCTTCTCCATATATTACAGGCAACACGATAACAAATACCACGATGGTAAATTCGGGCCATGCCGTAATATTATGCGAAAACAGCAGTTCCCCGGTGATTGAAAAATGTATCATCGCCGGCAATCATTTTGATACCGGCGAGAATTGCAGCGCGATTTTCACGGCGGATTCTACCAGCCTCCCTCTTGTCCAATGCTGCGACGTGTACGACAATGAAGCGGATAACTATGGCGGATATTTAACCGACCAGACCGGAATAAGCGGTAATATCTCGGCAGACCCGATCTTCTGCGATCCCGGCGGCAAAGTCTATTCAATCCATGCCGAATCCCCATGCGCGCCGGGCAATCATCCCGAGTATACCGATTGCGGCCTGATCGGAGCTCTCGGAGTAGATTGCTACTTTGTCTCTGCCTTGCTGCAATCTCATTCCGCATCATTTGATAAAGAGGCGATCATCATAGAATGGAAATTGTCAGAACAGTATGGCGAGGAAGAATTCAAAATTTTTCGAGCGAAATCTCCAGCAGAGTTTTATTCAGTGATGGAAAACCCCGGAATTACGAAAGAAGGATTGACATATACAATTCATGACAAAGATATTGACCCTGGAAGCAGCTATCGATACAGGGTGGAGATAAACGATGATGGTCTTCCGAGCCTCCTCTTTGAAACCGACCTGATAGCAACGCCATCCATTCCATTGGTTCTATATCAGAATTATCCAAATCCCTTTAATCCGGAAACAAAGATAAGATATTACCTCCCCGAGAAGAGCATGGTGTCTCTTGAAATATTTGATGTCTCTGGAAAGAAGATAAAAACCCTTGTAAGTGAGATACAGGATAAGGGCAGTAAGGAATATTTCTGGAATGGGATAAACAGCAGAGGCGCTGAAATCAGTTCCGGGATCTACCTGTACAAGTTAAGAGCCGGGAAGAAAGTGCTGACAAAAAAAATGGTTCTCTTGAGATGA